A region of Dictyostelium discoideum AX4 chromosome 1 chromosome, whole genome shotgun sequence DNA encodes the following proteins:
- the act26 gene encoding hypothetical protein, producing the protein MEDNITSIVIDCGSGMCKAGIGGEEFPRVSFPSIVGKPRFEKTMCAIGNKEYYVGDEAQSQRGMLSLKYPIKNGIVVNWEYMEKLLFHMFYNELRVSPDQYPILFTESPLNPKSNREMLTQIMFEKFNVPALYIAIQAVLSLYASGRTCGIVLDSGDDVTHTVPIYGGYVLQHSIIRLNFAGSDLTEYMAKLLLERGYSFTTTSEMEIVKSIKEKLAYVAINFNAEMSKPIDTLETTYQLPDGQIIIIGNERFRCAEALFQPSMIGLECDGIHETIFKSIMMCDIDIRKHMYANILLSGGNTMLSGISDRIYNQLRELAPNNMKILIVASPERKNLVWIGGSILTTLPLFQEMWISKEEYDEHGPSIINKKVGLY; encoded by the coding sequence atggaggATAATATAACttcaattgtaattgattgTGGATCTGGTATGTGTAAAGCTGGAATTGGTGGTGAAGAATTTCCAAGAGTTTCATTTCCATCAATTGTAGGAAAGCCAAGATTTGAAAAAACAATGTGTGCTATTGGTAATAAAGAATATTATGTTGGTGATGAAGCTCAATCTCAAAGAGGAATgttatcattaaaatatcCAATTAAGAATGGAATAGTTGTTAATTGGGAATATATGGAAAAATTGTTATTTCATATGTTTTATAATGAATTACGTGTTTCTCCAGATCAGTATCCAATTCTTTTCACTGAATCACCATTAAATCCTAAATCAAATAGGGAAATGTTAACACAAATAAtgtttgaaaaatttaatgtACCAGCTTTATATATAGCAATTCAAGCTGTCCTTTCATTATATGCGTCTGGTCGTACATGTGGTATTGTTTTGGATTCAGGTGATGACGTTACACATACAGTGCCAATTTATGGTGGTTATGTTTTACAACATTCAATAATTCGTTTAAATTTTGCTGGAAGTGATTTAACAGAATATATggcaaaattattattagaacgTGGGTATTCATTTACAACAACTTCTGAAATGGAAAttgttaaatcaattaaagagaaattaGCATATGTTGCTATTAACTTTAATGCTGAAATGTCAAAACCAATCGATACATTAGAAACAACTTATCAACTACCAGATggtcaaataataataattggaaATGAAAGATTTCGTTGTGCTGAAGCGTTATTTCAGCCATCAATGATTGGCTTAGAATGTGATGGTATTCATGAAacaattttcaaatcaatAATGATGTGTGATATTGATATTCGTAAACATATGTAtgcaaatattttattatcaggTGGTAATACAATGCTCTCAGGAATTTCCGACCGTATCTATAACCAACTAAGAGAATTGGCACCAAATaatatgaaaattttaattgttgctTCCCCAGAAAGAAAAAATCTTGTATGGATAGGTGGATCAATTTTAACTACTCTTCCCCTATTCCAAGAAATGTGGATCTCAAAAGAAGAATATGATGAACATGGCccatcaattattaataaaaaagttggattatattaa